Proteins co-encoded in one Hymenobacter swuensis DY53 genomic window:
- a CDS encoding endonuclease MutS2, producing MILPQNFEQKIGFTQLREMLDGLCLSALGRQFVAKMSFQTKHDQLEKLLLQTDEFRQLLNGGAEFPSSHYHDVNPHLVRASLPGSYLEVAAFYAVKMSLRTIREALLFFTRAEEDLYPTLRLLGIGVQVDRNLLANLDKMVDDEGLVRDDASPLLRQIRQELIARQGQLRKQIAGILRHAKSEGWVPEGSEPTIRGGRLVLPVIAEHKRRVKGLIHDESATGQTVYIEPEAVFELNNDIKDLDNAYHRELVRILIQLTAQLRPHIPDLRKAYQYLGLLDFIRAKAQLARQLEATLPVLHPRPMLRWQQVRHPLLYLTFLGHAKDDPREVVPLDIELTPEQRILLISGPNAGGKSVSMKTVGLVQYMLQCGLLIPAGETSEAGMFDDIFLDIGDEQSLENDLSTYSSHLFSMKQFVTLANKRSLVLIDEFGTGTEPSLGGAIAEAVLEQLNRARSFGVITTHYTNLKNYAERTPGIVNGAMRYDPDQLQPLYRLEIGKPGSSFAIEIARKIGLPKQIVERATQLVGKDKIRYDRLLEGLEKEKTELEQRTAEAAKAERRLKKAAQEYQDLKKYLDDTTLEVLRDAKAKAKLILKDTNQQIEATIQEIRLAQAEKERTKDARQKLDTFVREKLQIEPPKPRATREMADPNTLKNGDKVALLGQEGHGEIMSVKGKTAEVSFGGMKTIVKVSQLEKLTRSEIREREKQAARKAPAQHATLDITGRMAGFNTTLDLRGERAEDALNRIMAYVDDAVMLGVPEIKILHGRGNGVLRQIARDYLHRTRAVASIADEHADRGGDGVTIAVLK from the coding sequence TTGATTTTACCCCAGAATTTCGAGCAGAAAATTGGCTTCACGCAGCTGCGTGAGATGCTGGACGGCTTGTGCCTGAGCGCGCTGGGCCGGCAGTTCGTAGCCAAAATGAGCTTCCAGACCAAGCACGACCAGCTGGAAAAGCTGCTGCTGCAAACCGACGAGTTCCGCCAGTTACTTAACGGCGGGGCCGAATTTCCCAGCTCCCACTACCACGATGTAAACCCGCACTTGGTGCGCGCCAGTCTGCCCGGCTCGTACTTGGAAGTGGCGGCCTTCTATGCCGTAAAGATGAGCCTGCGCACCATCCGCGAGGCCCTGCTGTTTTTTACCCGCGCCGAGGAAGACCTGTATCCCACGCTGCGGTTGCTGGGTATCGGCGTGCAGGTCGACCGCAACCTGCTGGCTAATCTGGATAAGATGGTGGACGACGAAGGCCTCGTGCGCGACGACGCCTCGCCGCTGCTGCGCCAGATCCGGCAGGAGCTGATTGCCCGCCAGGGCCAGCTGCGTAAGCAGATTGCCGGTATCCTGCGCCACGCCAAAAGTGAAGGCTGGGTGCCCGAGGGCTCCGAGCCCACCATCCGGGGCGGGCGGCTGGTGCTGCCGGTTATTGCCGAGCACAAGCGCCGGGTGAAAGGCCTGATTCACGACGAATCAGCCACGGGCCAGACGGTGTACATCGAGCCGGAAGCCGTATTCGAGCTCAACAACGACATCAAAGACCTCGACAACGCCTACCACCGCGAGTTGGTACGCATCCTTATTCAGCTCACGGCCCAGTTGCGGCCCCACATTCCGGATCTGCGCAAGGCGTATCAGTACCTGGGCCTGCTCGACTTCATCCGGGCCAAGGCCCAGTTGGCGCGGCAGCTTGAAGCCACGCTGCCGGTGTTGCACCCGCGCCCTATGCTGCGCTGGCAGCAGGTGCGGCATCCACTGCTTTACCTCACTTTTCTGGGCCACGCCAAGGACGACCCGCGCGAGGTGGTACCGCTGGATATCGAGCTGACGCCCGAGCAGCGTATCCTGCTGATTTCGGGGCCTAACGCGGGCGGTAAGTCGGTGAGCATGAAAACGGTGGGCCTGGTGCAGTACATGCTGCAGTGCGGCCTGCTGATTCCGGCCGGCGAAACCTCCGAGGCCGGTATGTTCGATGATATATTCTTGGACATCGGCGACGAGCAGAGCCTGGAAAACGACCTGAGCACGTACTCCTCGCACTTGTTCAGCATGAAGCAGTTCGTGACCCTGGCCAACAAACGCAGCCTGGTGCTGATTGACGAGTTCGGGACCGGGACCGAGCCCAGCTTGGGCGGAGCCATTGCCGAGGCCGTGCTGGAGCAGCTGAATAGGGCCCGCTCATTCGGCGTCATCACCACCCACTACACCAACCTCAAGAACTACGCCGAGCGCACGCCCGGCATCGTGAACGGGGCCATGCGCTACGACCCCGACCAGCTGCAGCCACTCTACCGCCTCGAAATCGGGAAGCCGGGCTCGTCGTTTGCCATCGAAATTGCCCGTAAAATCGGGTTGCCGAAGCAAATCGTGGAGCGCGCCACCCAGCTCGTGGGCAAGGACAAAATCCGCTACGACCGGCTGCTGGAAGGCCTCGAAAAGGAGAAGACCGAGCTGGAACAGCGCACCGCCGAAGCCGCCAAGGCCGAGCGGCGGCTGAAAAAGGCGGCCCAGGAGTACCAGGACCTCAAGAAGTATCTCGACGATACGACCCTGGAGGTGCTGCGCGACGCCAAAGCCAAGGCCAAGCTCATCCTCAAGGACACCAACCAGCAGATTGAGGCCACCATTCAGGAAATTCGACTGGCCCAGGCCGAGAAGGAGCGCACCAAGGATGCCCGCCAGAAGCTCGACACCTTCGTGCGTGAAAAGCTCCAGATTGAGCCGCCCAAGCCCCGCGCCACCCGCGAAATGGCCGACCCCAACACCCTCAAAAACGGCGATAAAGTGGCGCTGTTGGGCCAGGAGGGACACGGCGAAATCATGAGTGTAAAGGGCAAGACGGCGGAAGTTTCCTTTGGGGGCATGAAGACGATTGTCAAGGTCAGCCAGCTCGAAAAGCTCACCCGTTCCGAGATTCGGGAGCGGGAAAAGCAGGCCGCCCGCAAGGCCCCGGCTCAGCATGCCACCCTCGACATCACGGGCCGCATGGCCGGCTTCAACACCACCCTCGACCTGCGCGGCGAGCGGGCCGAAGATGCACTCAACCGCATCATGGCCTACGTGGATGATGCCGTGATGCTAGGCGTGCCGGAAATCAAGATCCTGCACGGCCGCGGCAACGGTGTCCTCCGCCAGATTGCCCGCGACTACCTGCACCGCACCCGCGCTGTGGCCAGCATAGCCGATGAACACGCCGACCGCGGCGGTGACGGCGTGACTATTGCCGTGCTGAAGTAG
- a CDS encoding thioredoxin family protein, with protein MKNYLAIGLLVLTGCQTPDAGVNTIDIVEYSAGKVDLPQLVSQKIRSGKTPILYFYADWCGPCRRYRELLQGPALQSALSKATLVKINIDTDTVYSALYGIDAVPTFVKIDSTGDVLALITSDRWEEDEPEAIAPVMRNLVEKQTYNIKAQ; from the coding sequence ATGAAAAACTACCTGGCCATCGGCTTGCTGGTGCTAACGGGCTGCCAAACCCCGGATGCCGGCGTCAATACCATTGATATAGTGGAGTATTCGGCGGGAAAAGTCGATTTACCCCAGTTGGTAAGTCAAAAGATCAGGAGTGGTAAAACGCCAATTCTGTATTTCTATGCCGATTGGTGCGGGCCTTGCCGCCGGTACCGGGAGTTACTCCAGGGTCCGGCATTGCAGTCGGCCCTATCGAAGGCCACACTGGTAAAAATCAACATCGATACCGATACGGTGTACTCGGCCCTTTACGGCATTGATGCGGTACCTACTTTCGTGAAGATAGACAGCACCGGGGATGTGCTTGCCCTAATTACTTCCGACCGTTGGGAGGAAGATGAACCAGAAGCCATTGCGCCGGTGATGCGGAATCTGGTAGAAAAGCAGACCTATAATATCAAAGCCCAGTAA
- the rlmF gene encoding 23S rRNA (adenine(1618)-N(6))-methyltransferase RlmF encodes MHPRNPHNARYDFPQLIAQSPALAAFVVPNPTGDQSIDFANPAAVKALNRALLQQFYGVSQWDVPAGYLCPPIPGRADYLHYAADLLAEDHAGVIPRDKAVHVLDVGVGANCVYPIIGSQAYGWRFVGSEVDALALKSARTMVAANPVLTGRIDLRQQTHAAYVFDGIVKPREEFDLVMCNPPFHSSAAQAAEGSRRKGRNLGYPKTPEPVLNFGGQNSELWCEGGEEGFLKRMVAQSIPLGQQVLWFSTLISKKETLPSIYHFLKLAGSPETRTISMSQGQKVSRLVAWTFQTPEQRQAWAARRWK; translated from the coding sequence TTGCATCCTCGCAACCCCCACAACGCCCGTTACGATTTCCCGCAGTTGATTGCGCAAAGCCCCGCGCTGGCGGCCTTCGTGGTGCCCAATCCGACCGGCGACCAAAGCATTGACTTCGCCAACCCGGCCGCCGTGAAGGCCCTGAACCGGGCGCTGCTGCAGCAGTTCTACGGCGTAAGTCAGTGGGATGTGCCCGCTGGTTACCTCTGCCCGCCCATTCCCGGCCGGGCCGACTACCTGCACTACGCCGCCGACCTACTGGCCGAAGACCACGCCGGCGTCATTCCGCGCGATAAGGCGGTACATGTGCTGGACGTGGGCGTGGGGGCCAACTGCGTGTATCCCATCATCGGCTCGCAGGCCTACGGCTGGCGGTTCGTAGGCTCGGAGGTTGACGCATTGGCTCTAAAATCGGCGCGCACGATGGTGGCTGCCAACCCCGTGCTTACCGGTCGCATCGACCTGCGCCAGCAAACCCACGCCGCCTACGTGTTCGATGGCATCGTAAAGCCGCGCGAGGAGTTCGACTTGGTGATGTGCAACCCGCCGTTCCACTCCTCAGCAGCGCAGGCTGCCGAGGGTAGCCGCCGTAAGGGCCGCAACTTGGGCTACCCCAAAACCCCGGAGCCGGTCCTGAATTTTGGGGGGCAGAACTCGGAGCTGTGGTGTGAGGGTGGCGAGGAAGGCTTCCTCAAGCGCATGGTGGCCCAAAGCATTCCGCTCGGTCAGCAGGTGTTGTGGTTCAGTACGCTCATCTCCAAAAAGGAAACCCTGCCCAGCATCTACCACTTCCTGAAGCTGGCCGGTTCGCCCGAAACCCGTACCATCAGCATGAGCCAGGGCCAGAAGGTCAGCCGCCTCGTGGCTTGGACCTTCCAGACGCCCGAGCAGCGCCAGGCCTGGGCCGCCCGGCGCTGGAAATAA
- the murB gene encoding UDP-N-acetylmuramate dehydrogenase, producing the protein MASAPVLEHHVSLRPFNTFGLEVKARLFARFTSVDELRLLLALPEVQQAEKLVLGGGSNLLFTQDFDGVVLKNEIHGLEIVGQDEDSALVRAGAGESWHELVQYTLSQDLNGIENLSLIPGTVGAAPLQNIGAYGAELKDTFDHLEAVEITTGQLRTFSAQECGFGYRESIFKGQLKNQYVVTGVVLRLHRRAQLNVSYGAIQTTLEDMGIGGEPTPRQVSEAVMHIRRSKLPDPTQIGNAGSFFKNPEVSQGKFDELKAQYPDLPGYPVPGGVKVPAGWLIEQCGWKGLRRGAHGVHDKQALVLVNHGGAQGHDIQELAHDIISSVREKFGIELHPEVNIL; encoded by the coding sequence ATGGCTTCGGCTCCCGTACTTGAACACCACGTTTCTCTGCGCCCATTCAACACGTTTGGGCTTGAGGTAAAGGCCCGTTTGTTTGCCCGTTTTACTTCGGTGGATGAGCTCCGCCTGTTGCTGGCCCTGCCGGAAGTGCAGCAAGCTGAAAAACTGGTATTGGGTGGCGGCTCTAACCTGCTGTTTACCCAGGATTTCGACGGGGTGGTGCTGAAAAACGAGATTCACGGACTGGAAATCGTAGGACAGGACGAGGATTCGGCGCTGGTGAGGGCCGGGGCCGGCGAGTCGTGGCATGAGCTGGTACAGTATACGCTCAGCCAGGATCTGAATGGCATCGAAAACCTGTCGCTGATTCCGGGTACCGTGGGGGCGGCGCCACTCCAGAATATCGGGGCCTACGGCGCGGAGTTGAAAGACACCTTCGACCACCTGGAGGCCGTGGAAATAACCACCGGTCAGCTGCGTACGTTTTCGGCGCAGGAATGCGGTTTCGGGTACCGGGAAAGCATATTCAAAGGCCAGCTCAAAAACCAATACGTGGTAACTGGTGTGGTGCTGCGCCTGCACCGCCGTGCCCAGCTCAACGTCAGCTATGGGGCCATCCAGACCACCCTGGAGGATATGGGCATTGGCGGGGAACCCACGCCGCGCCAGGTAAGTGAGGCCGTGATGCACATCCGTCGCAGCAAGCTCCCCGACCCCACCCAGATTGGGAATGCCGGCTCGTTCTTCAAGAACCCCGAGGTGTCGCAGGGCAAGTTTGATGAACTGAAAGCACAGTACCCCGACCTGCCGGGTTACCCCGTACCGGGAGGCGTGAAGGTGCCCGCTGGCTGGCTCATTGAGCAGTGCGGCTGGAAGGGCCTGCGACGCGGGGCGCACGGCGTGCACGATAAGCAGGCCCTGGTGCTGGTAAACCACGGCGGGGCCCAGGGCCACGATATCCAGGAGCTGGCCCACGACATCATTTCCTCGGTGCGGGAGAAGTTCGGCATTGAGCTGCATCCCGAAGTCAACATTCTGTAA
- a CDS encoding phospholipase D-like domain-containing protein, whose protein sequence is MKKLLLLASLLGVASWLPAQAQTAITIAQARAQAPAFNASGATVTVRGVVTNGPELGVIRYMQDGTAGIGVYSTTLTPNVRPGDSIIVTGTLKDYRGLLELDPVASLTVVAGNRPLPVPVSFPSANAAAAYAEQYEGQLVKLANATTVTTTAGAAVTAFSSTTYRISGNATTVMYVNAASTGPDGLIGKPSPTGVFDVVGIMSQFTNTAPTGAGTGYQLLPRLYADFQQGNTPNLVSAPYPTGISTTGFTVNFTTQNAGNTKLEYAASAAGPFTAITNATSTTSHSLTITGLQPATIYYVKASSTNATGLSESRVIPMITASQSTGKMRTYFTRPVNTALASPGNNATYLPGGAVADTIARYIGRAQQTLDIAIYNWNSPAILTAVNAAKTRGVAIRVLYENDNTNASIAGLAAGIPSLGRQTQQNIMHNKFVVIDANSTSPNQPWVWTGSTNWTPAQLSTDQNNSIAIQDQSLAKVYTVEFNEMWGSGTLATAKFGSLKTDNTPHYLNIGGKLVESWFSPTDNVNGRLIQAVQTADNDLHIATMLITQSDIGRAIRDQIQAKNMAGCSEVLLDEITANTAAQSIFDNIQGVLGNRIMVDNVSGQMHHKTAIIDAGAAQSDPQVFVGSHNWSLSANTENDENTLIVHDARVTNQYYQEFAQRIADQNKGIQVCNLVLSSKTATVQRSSVQVYPNPTSGKFQLRVQSGAARTARVVLRDATGRVVLDQTTALTGQDVSVDASGLRAGLYLVHIETAESTQVSRVVVE, encoded by the coding sequence ATGAAAAAATTACTCTTGCTGGCCTCGCTTCTCGGTGTGGCCTCGTGGTTGCCGGCCCAGGCCCAGACCGCCATTACCATTGCCCAGGCACGGGCGCAGGCTCCGGCTTTCAATGCCTCGGGGGCTACCGTTACGGTGCGCGGGGTGGTTACCAACGGCCCGGAGCTAGGCGTTATCCGCTACATGCAGGACGGCACGGCTGGTATTGGCGTATACTCCACCACGCTCACGCCCAACGTGCGCCCCGGCGACTCCATCATTGTAACCGGTACACTGAAGGATTATCGGGGTCTGCTGGAACTGGATCCGGTGGCGTCGCTGACGGTGGTAGCAGGCAACCGGCCGCTGCCCGTACCGGTTTCGTTTCCTTCGGCCAATGCTGCTGCCGCCTACGCCGAGCAGTATGAGGGCCAGCTGGTGAAACTGGCCAACGCCACCACGGTTACTACCACGGCCGGGGCGGCCGTTACGGCATTTTCCAGCACCACGTACCGTATCAGCGGCAATGCTACCACGGTTATGTACGTTAACGCGGCCTCTACCGGTCCCGATGGCCTGATTGGCAAACCCTCCCCCACGGGCGTGTTTGACGTAGTAGGCATCATGAGCCAGTTTACCAACACGGCTCCCACGGGCGCGGGCACCGGCTACCAGCTGCTGCCCCGCCTCTACGCCGATTTCCAGCAGGGCAACACGCCCAACCTGGTAAGCGCCCCCTACCCGACCGGCATCAGCACCACAGGCTTCACGGTGAATTTCACCACCCAGAACGCCGGTAACACCAAGTTGGAGTACGCTGCCTCGGCGGCCGGCCCGTTCACGGCTATTACCAATGCTACCAGCACCACCAGCCACAGCCTCACCATTACAGGGTTGCAGCCGGCTACTATCTACTATGTGAAGGCCAGCAGCACCAACGCCACTGGCCTTTCCGAGTCGCGGGTGATTCCCATGATTACGGCTTCGCAGTCGACGGGCAAGATGCGCACCTACTTCACCCGCCCGGTGAATACGGCCCTGGCCAGCCCCGGCAATAACGCCACCTACCTACCCGGCGGGGCCGTAGCCGATACCATTGCCCGCTACATTGGCCGCGCCCAACAGACGCTGGATATTGCCATCTACAACTGGAACAGCCCGGCTATTCTCACGGCCGTTAACGCCGCTAAGACCCGGGGCGTAGCTATTCGGGTGCTGTATGAAAACGACAACACCAACGCCAGCATTGCAGGCCTGGCTGCCGGCATTCCTAGCCTGGGCCGCCAGACCCAGCAGAACATCATGCACAACAAGTTTGTGGTGATTGACGCCAACAGCACCAGCCCCAACCAACCGTGGGTGTGGACCGGCTCCACCAACTGGACGCCTGCCCAGCTCAGCACCGACCAGAATAACTCCATTGCCATTCAGGACCAGTCATTGGCCAAGGTGTACACGGTGGAATTCAACGAAATGTGGGGTTCGGGCACGTTGGCCACGGCCAAATTCGGCTCCTTGAAAACCGATAACACCCCGCACTACCTCAACATCGGCGGCAAGCTGGTGGAATCGTGGTTCTCGCCTACCGATAACGTGAACGGCCGCCTGATTCAGGCCGTGCAAACCGCCGACAACGACCTGCACATTGCCACCATGCTCATCACCCAGAGCGACATCGGCCGCGCTATCCGCGACCAGATTCAGGCCAAGAACATGGCCGGCTGCTCGGAAGTACTGCTGGACGAGATTACCGCCAACACGGCCGCCCAAAGCATCTTCGACAACATTCAGGGCGTGCTCGGCAACCGCATCATGGTAGACAACGTCTCGGGCCAGATGCACCACAAAACCGCCATCATCGACGCCGGCGCGGCCCAGTCGGACCCGCAGGTATTCGTGGGCTCGCACAACTGGAGCCTCTCGGCCAACACCGAGAATGACGAGAACACGCTCATCGTGCACGATGCCCGCGTGACCAACCAGTACTACCAAGAGTTTGCCCAGCGCATTGCCGACCAGAACAAAGGCATTCAGGTGTGTAACCTCGTGCTGAGCAGCAAAACCGCTACCGTGCAGCGCAGCAGCGTGCAGGTGTACCCCAACCCCACCAGCGGCAAGTTCCAACTGCGGGTGCAGTCGGGTGCCGCCCGCACGGCCCGCGTGGTGCTACGCGACGCCACCGGCCGCGTAGTGCTCGACCAGACCACGGCCCTCACCGGCCAGGACGTGAGCGTGGACGCCTCTGGCCTCCGCGCCGGCCTGTACCTGGTACACATCGAAACTGCCGAATCCACGCAGGTTAGCCGCGTAGTGGTGGAGTAA
- a CDS encoding TIGR02757 family protein, producing MNHAQVRALLDEKYRHYNQPGFITLDPISIPHQFTQRADVEISGLFAALLAWGRRPTIISKCRELLQRMDNAPHQFILQHHDDDLKRLLGFCHRTFCDTDLLYFVHWLRWYYSSHDTLEDAFLHGNTQKERLENFHTLFFSLDDAPQRTRKHVATPARGSACKRVNMYLRWMVRPDAYGVDFGLWTRLSPADLICPCDVHVERVARHLGLLERKQVDWLAAEDLTAHLRTFDPQDPVKYDFALFGLGVEGEM from the coding sequence ATGAATCACGCGCAGGTTCGGGCTTTGCTCGACGAGAAATACCGCCACTACAACCAGCCCGGCTTTATCACGCTCGACCCCATCAGTATCCCGCACCAGTTCACGCAGCGGGCCGATGTGGAAATCAGCGGGTTGTTTGCGGCGCTGCTGGCCTGGGGACGGCGGCCTACCATCATCAGCAAGTGTCGGGAGCTGCTGCAGCGCATGGATAACGCGCCCCACCAGTTTATCCTGCAGCACCACGACGACGACTTGAAGCGCCTGCTGGGCTTTTGCCACCGCACTTTCTGCGACACCGACCTGCTGTATTTCGTGCACTGGCTGCGCTGGTATTACTCCAGCCACGATACGCTGGAAGATGCATTTTTGCACGGCAACACGCAGAAAGAACGGCTCGAAAACTTCCACACCCTGTTCTTCAGCCTCGACGACGCGCCCCAGCGCACCCGCAAGCACGTGGCCACCCCGGCCCGGGGCTCGGCCTGCAAGCGCGTGAACATGTACCTGCGCTGGATGGTGCGCCCTGACGCCTACGGCGTGGACTTCGGCCTCTGGACGCGCCTCTCGCCCGCCGACCTCATCTGCCCCTGCGACGTGCACGTGGAGCGCGTGGCCCGCCACCTGGGCCTGCTGGAGCGCAAGCAGGTAGACTGGCTGGCCGCCGAGGACCTCACCGCCCACCTGCGCACCTTCGACCCCCAGGACCCCGTGAAGTACGATTTCGCCCTGTTTGGGCTGGGCGTGGAAGGGGAGATGTAA
- a CDS encoding LysM peptidoglycan-binding domain-containing protein: protein MSRFPLLSAAFVFAGFSALAAPRPVAPPDSIGVEYRGNKMLIRHRVAPGETLYGLARRYKVAVEDIVEANSGQKGALVTGQVVLVPRNRVVLSQPAAPRATASVPAATRALPTDARGNKFYKVEAGMTLFAIARRFQTTPAELSRLNGFAANYNVRVGETVIVAASGAAPAAARPVAATPAPARSTAPTTRPERDEEAEKSAREAREKEARERAARERARDSATAPAVTPETPATTPAPEKDRGPSRASEIVRRVSESGLATTIQTDASDKYLALHKTAPVGTIMQVRNIMNGQSVYVRVIGQLPDTGENTNILVRLSKKAVQRLATPDQRFRVETNYVP from the coding sequence ATGTCCCGATTTCCGTTGCTGTCTGCCGCGTTTGTATTTGCTGGTTTCTCCGCCCTGGCGGCCCCGCGGCCAGTGGCCCCACCTGATTCGATTGGGGTAGAATATCGGGGTAATAAAATGCTTATCAGGCACCGGGTAGCCCCCGGCGAAACGCTGTATGGTCTGGCGCGCCGCTACAAAGTGGCAGTGGAGGATATAGTGGAAGCCAATTCGGGCCAGAAGGGTGCCTTGGTAACCGGCCAGGTGGTGCTGGTGCCACGCAACCGGGTGGTGCTCAGTCAGCCCGCCGCGCCCCGTGCTACGGCATCGGTGCCCGCCGCTACCCGCGCGCTGCCCACCGATGCCCGGGGCAACAAGTTCTACAAAGTGGAAGCCGGCATGACGCTCTTTGCCATTGCCCGCCGCTTCCAGACCACACCCGCCGAGCTTTCGCGCCTGAACGGGTTTGCGGCTAATTACAACGTACGCGTGGGCGAAACGGTAATTGTAGCCGCCAGCGGGGCTGCACCGGCTGCCGCACGGCCGGTGGCGGCCACTCCGGCTCCGGCCCGGTCCACTGCGCCGACAACCCGCCCTGAGCGGGATGAAGAAGCTGAAAAGAGCGCCCGGGAAGCGCGTGAAAAAGAGGCCCGGGAACGTGCTGCCCGGGAACGGGCCCGCGACTCGGCCACGGCCCCGGCCGTAACGCCCGAAACGCCAGCTACCACTCCGGCCCCTGAAAAGGACCGGGGGCCATCAAGAGCCAGCGAGATTGTGCGGCGGGTGTCGGAAAGCGGTCTGGCCACAACCATCCAGACCGATGCCTCGGACAAGTACCTGGCCCTGCACAAAACCGCGCCGGTGGGCACCATTATGCAAGTGCGCAACATCATGAACGGGCAGTCGGTGTACGTGCGGGTGATTGGCCAACTGCCCGATACCGGCGAAAATACCAACATCCTCGTGCGCCTCTCCAAGAAAGCCGTACAGCGCCTCGCTACCCCCGACCAGCGCTTCCGCGTAGAAACCAACTACGTACCGTAG
- a CDS encoding Pr6Pr family membrane protein encodes MNDARSRRWAVIGAVLGLTGLGLQFYLTFTNRQLPPLETVIRFFSYFTILTNALITAYFLVRALAPAGWLGRWVWQPEVGTALTVYILVVGVVYQTVLRGLVPVAGWGRVADDIIHGLVPLFMLGYWLGFVSGGPVRLRTVPYWLLYPAAYLVYTLLRGPSAGFYPYPFVDAAALGYPRVLLNSAVVLLVLLAFSLLLGSVANWRHRRSPISDR; translated from the coding sequence ATGAACGATGCGCGAAGCCGCCGCTGGGCGGTAATCGGGGCGGTGCTGGGGCTGACGGGCCTGGGGCTGCAGTTCTACCTCACGTTCACCAACCGGCAACTGCCGCCGCTGGAAACGGTCATTCGCTTCTTCAGCTACTTCACCATCCTGACCAATGCGCTGATTACGGCGTATTTTCTGGTGCGCGCACTGGCTCCGGCCGGGTGGCTGGGGCGCTGGGTGTGGCAGCCGGAAGTGGGTACGGCCCTCACGGTGTACATTCTGGTAGTGGGCGTGGTGTACCAGACGGTGCTGCGCGGGCTGGTGCCCGTAGCTGGCTGGGGCCGCGTGGCCGACGACATCATTCACGGCCTCGTACCTTTGTTCATGCTGGGCTACTGGCTCGGGTTCGTTTCCGGTGGGCCGGTGCGGCTGCGCACGGTGCCGTATTGGCTGCTGTACCCGGCGGCGTACCTGGTCTACACACTGCTGCGCGGCCCTAGTGCTGGGTTTTATCCGTACCCATTCGTGGATGCGGCGGCTCTGGGCTACCCGCGCGTGCTGCTCAATAGCGCCGTGGTGCTCCTGGTATTGCTGGCGTTTTCGCTGCTGCTGGGTAGCGTAGCCAACTGGCGGCACCGCCGTAGCCCGATATCAGACCGCTGA